A region from the Aegilops tauschii subsp. strangulata cultivar AL8/78 chromosome 5, Aet v6.0, whole genome shotgun sequence genome encodes:
- the LOC141023025 gene encoding uncharacterized protein, which translates to MAPYDGFTKPTLIELNKIEIWIQIHDLPDGFFPKVKALSATVGEFIFAEPKSQDFEGNFVRVRVRIDVTKPLKNAVSLVIRKKDTMERVIFRVKYERLPDWCAVCGNLGHLFKECGDGIHPPKALVFKDLKANWFRGPGRGPGEGSGSR; encoded by the coding sequence ATGGCTCCGTATGATGGTTTCACGAAGCCTACCCTTATTGAGTTAAACAAAATTGAAATATGGATACAAATTCATGATCTTCCAGATGGTTTCTTCCCTAAAGTTAAGGCCTTATCAGCAACTGTGGGTGAATTCATATTTGCCGAACCTAAGTCACAAGACTTTGAAGGGAATTTTGTTCGTGTTCGTGTAAGGATTGATGTAACCAAGCCTCTCAAGAATGCTGTTTCACTTGTGATCAGGAAGAAAGACACTATGGAACGGGTAATCTTTAGGGTGAAATATGAGAGGTTACCTGATTGGTGTGCTGTGTGTGGTAATTTAGGACATCTGTTCAAGGAGTGCGGAGATGGGATCCACCCTCCCAAGGCGCTGGTTTTCAAGGATCTCAAGGCAAACTGGTTCAGAGGACCGGGCAGAGGGCCTGGAGAAGGAAGTGGATCTAGGTGA
- the LOC109761100 gene encoding uncharacterized protein codes for MERWHDRSLGHRLYDAFTVAGLRVEAIVPGRLLCSFMAPPRLTSSASNRMHGGAVASLVDLVGSAVIFAGGSPVTGVSLDITVSYLGAARANEEIEIEARVLGMGDKTGCVTVEVRRKDTDQVLAHGRHTKYLANVSSKL; via the exons ATGGAGAGGTGGCACGACCGTTCCTTGGGCCACCGGCTGTACGACGCCTTCACCGTAGCCGGCCTCCGGGTTGAGGCCATCGTACCCGGCCGCCTCCTCTGCTCCTTCATGGCCCCTCCTCGCCTCACGTCG AGCGCCAGCAACCGTATGCATGGAGGCGCGGTGGCGTCGCTGGTGGACCTGGTGGGCTCTGCGGTGATCTTCGCGGGCGGCTCGCCGGTGACGGGGGTCTCGCTGGATATCACCGTCTCCTACCTGGGCGCCGCCCGTGCAAAC GAGGAGATCGAGATCGAGGCTCGGGTCCTCGGCATGGGCGACAAGACGGGGTGCGTGACCGTGGAGGTGAGGAGGAAGGACACCGACCAGGTGCTCGCGCACGGCCGCCACACCAAGTATCTCGCCAACGTCTCCAGTAAACTCTGA